The Streptomyces sp. NBC_00775 genome includes the window TCGTTGGGCGACCGGCCCGAGGGACTCGAGGGCCGTGATGAGGACGGCGAGTTGTTCGAGGGACGCGAGGGCGGAGGCGGCCCCGGCCGGGTCGACGCCCTCGTAGAGCTGGATACCGACGAAGGACGCCGCGACCGCACGGGCGAGCCCCACCGGATCGGCGAATCCATCGAGGGGCGTCGCCGGCAGGACCCGCGTAAGGACCTTCTCGATCTCCGCGATCCAGAGGTCGAGTCCGGCCGCCGTGGCAGGCGCGATACGCGGATGCGTCTGCGCCCCGGCAAGGAGTTGGCCCAGCACGGCGACATACCCCTCCGCCCGCTCGACCTCATGCATCTCCCGCCCGAAGGAGAGAAGTTCGGCAAGGCTCCCGATCTCGGCGAGACGCTCACGGTGGCGAGCGACCCGCCGCTCCGCCCCGTACCGGCACGCCTCCGACAGCAACTCGTCCACGGACCCGAAGTGGTAGAACACCAGCGCCTGATTGACCCCGGCCGTCGCCGCGATCGAACGGGCCGAGGTCTTCGCGATCCCCTGCTCGACGAGCGTCCGCAGCGCCCCCTCAAGCAGCTTCTCCCTGGTCGCCTCACTCACGCCCGCGCCTCCTCACGGACCGGCCGCAGACCGGCGCGCACACCGCGCGCACGGATGTCGGTGTACGTCGCCCGGAAGGAGCCCGAGTAGCCGAAGAGCGGCCCGAAGTGGCGGTTCACTACGCGGACTTGGATACGGAAGCGGCCGGTGGCGTCGTCGAAGGACTCCCGCACCTCGGCCTCGCCGCCGACGAGTTCGGGCACCCGGACGTCCACGGGACCCTCACGGAAGCGGTGTTCGCCGGACTGGATCAGCAGGGAGCCGTCGGGTTCGGCGCGGAAGAACAGGTCGCTGGCGAGGTGCTGATGCGTGCCGAGGTAGTCGAGGACGCGGTCGCCCTTGGGGCTCAGCACCATCTGGGCGTCGAAGCGGCGCGAGCGGCCGGGCAGGTCGAAGGTGCGCACGAACGTCACCGTCTCCCGCCCGAAACCGTCGGCGTACGGCACGTTCTCGATGGTGAAGGGCACGTGCCGGCCCGTACGCGGGACCAGGATGTTGCGCGTGGTGCCCAGCGCCAGGAAGGGCTTCACGAAGCCGCGCCCGTGCCAGATCCGGTCCATGACACCGCGCCCGGTGCACGCCTCGCCGCTCGACAGGCCGACGGAGAAGCGGCGTTGCAGCTCGGGGTGGAGGCGTTCGAAGTCCGCGCCCATCACCGTACGGAAGATCGAGGTCATCGCTGGAGCTCCAGGGTGGTGAGGAGGCGGGGGGCGCGGGCGTGGGCATGCGGTGTGCGCAGACAGCGGCGGGCCGCCGGGGTGCCCCGCAGCGGCGGTACGAAGAGGGCGGACAGAGCGGCCAGTACGGCGAGCACGGGGGTCGCGAACAGGGCGAGCGGCGCCAGCGGGCCCGCCGCGTCCACGAGCGCCCCGCACACCAGCCCCGAGCAGGCGGCCAGGAGCACGAGGGCGCGGACCGCCGTTTCGGCGAGCCAGTTGCGCAGCGCCCGCTCCGGCGTGATGCCCCGTTCCAGCCACAGCCTCAGCCGGTCGAAGGACCAGGCGGTGGCCCAGCCCATGAGGGGGCGGAAGAGCAGCCGGTCGGCCACCGCTCCGGGGCGGCCCCAGCGCGGGCGGTAGTCGTACCCGGTGAGGAAGCGGACGCCGTCGCCGCCCGGGACGTACCGCCAATAGCCGCTGCCTTCGGCGAGCAGCGAGAGCGGATGCGGTGAGGCGAAGCGCAGCGCGGAGGTGCGGGTGCCGTCAGGGCGTTCCTTCTCGCCGGCCGAGACACCGGTGCCCGCGACGGTCAGGAACGGCAGCACGCGCGTGGCGTAGCGGAAGCGCTGCGGCTCGCCCTCCGCGCGCGGGAGGTAGTCGATCTCGGTGAAGCGAAGGTCCCAGCGCCGGTGCTGTGCGGGGTCCTGCGTCCGCGCCCACAACTCGTCGAGATCGACGCGTATATGCGCCTCTACGTAGAGCCCCATCCCCGAACCCCCACTTCAGCAACGCTTTTTGAGCGACTGCTCAATCGATCGGAACAGGAGGCTACCGAGGTTTGAGCGATCGCTCAAATATCGCGGCACGAAAAACCCCGGTCCTGGGGACCGGGGTTTCGAGTCTCCGTCGCGGAGATTGCGGAGATTGCTGAGATTGTGGCGATTCAGGCCGACAGGTGCCGCTCCACCGTCTCCACCTTGGAGGTCAGACCGTCCGTCACACCGGGCCGAATGTCGGCCTTCAGGACGACCGAGACGCGCGGCGCGCGCTCCTCGACGACGGCGACGGCGCGCTTCACGACGTCCATCACCTCGTCCCACTCGCCCTCGATCGAGGTGAACATCGCGTCGGTGCGGTTCGGCAGACCCGACTCGCGGACGACTCGGACGGCGTCGGCGACGTACTCCCCCACGTCCTCGCCGACGCCGAGCGGTGTCACGGAGAAAGCGACGATCATGACGTCTCCACCACGCCCTCGCG containing:
- a CDS encoding TetR/AcrR family transcriptional regulator, coding for MSEATREKLLEGALRTLVEQGIAKTSARSIAATAGVNQALVFYHFGSVDELLSEACRYGAERRVARHRERLAEIGSLAELLSFGREMHEVERAEGYVAVLGQLLAGAQTHPRIAPATAAGLDLWIAEIEKVLTRVLPATPLDGFADPVGLARAVAASFVGIQLYEGVDPAGAASALASLEQLAVLITALESLGPVAQRAIRHHLRRTTR
- a CDS encoding DUF4166 domain-containing protein; amino-acid sequence: MTSIFRTVMGADFERLHPELQRRFSVGLSSGEACTGRGVMDRIWHGRGFVKPFLALGTTRNILVPRTGRHVPFTIENVPYADGFGRETVTFVRTFDLPGRSRRFDAQMVLSPKGDRVLDYLGTHQHLASDLFFRAEPDGSLLIQSGEHRFREGPVDVRVPELVGGEAEVRESFDDATGRFRIQVRVVNRHFGPLFGYSGSFRATYTDIRARGVRAGLRPVREEARA
- a CDS encoding MTH1187 family thiamine-binding protein, with amino-acid sequence MIVAFSVTPLGVGEDVGEYVADAVRVVRESGLPNRTDAMFTSIEGEWDEVMDVVKRAVAVVEERAPRVSVVLKADIRPGVTDGLTSKVETVERHLSA